The following DNA comes from Methanosarcina vacuolata Z-761.
ATAGACGGCAGGGAAGGCAGGAGGCTTGAAGTTTCGATTTATCGTTACATTGACAGGCCGGAAAAACTTTACATGATCAGGCCTCCAGAGTATAATCTCAGGGAGGAAGACCTCAGGCTACTTGAAAAAGTCCGAATGCGAATGATCCGGCACAGGCCAAAAGACCTTGCCTTTACAGATCCGGTCGTAGCAAGGGAATATTTCCGGCGCATGGCAAAAAAGCTTCTGGAAGAAGAACTGCTAGCAAGCGGGAAAGTCTGCAGTCCTGACGAACTGGAAAGCTATGCCGACCTGCTTGCAAGGTATACGAACGGGCTAGGGATAGTTGAAGACCTTCTTTCTGATGCCAGGATTACAGACGTGTATATCAATGCCCCTGCCGACAAAAATCCTGTCCACGTTGTGCTGGAGGGAGAGGAGTGTGTAAGTAATGTTTTTCTTTCGCAAGACGACCTCGATTCCCTGGTCTCCAGGTTCAGGATCATCAGTGGCAGGCCATTTGGAGAAGCTATTCCTGTGCTGGAGCTTAACCTTGAGGATTTTGGGGTAAGAGTTTCGGTAATCGGAGATCCACTCAGTGCAAGCGGGCTTGCCTACGCCTTCCGAAAACATTCCCTTTCACCCTGGACCCTGCCTAAACTGATCAATACAGGTTCGGTTTCTCCATATGCAGCCGGGCTTTTAAGTTTCCTTATGGACGGGCAGGCTTCAGTCCTGGTCGCAGGAGAAGTCGGAGCCGGAAAAACCTCCCTGCTGTCTGCCATGCTGCTTGAGATTCCGCAGAAGTACAGGATTCTTACAATCGAAGATACCCATGAGCTCCCTATCGAGAAGCTTCAGGTCCTGGGCTGGAAGGTTCAGGGAATGAGTTCGCAGTCCTCGGTTTTGAAATCAGGTGCCGAGATGAGCCCTGAAACAGCACTTCGAGCAGCTCTGCGCCTTGGAAATTCCGCCCTGGTGCTTGGAGAAGTCCGAGGGGAGGAAGTAAAAGTGCTCTACGAAGCCATGCAGGTTGGAAAGGCAGGAAACTCGGTTATTGGAACCATTCACGGCTCGTCCACGGAAAACGTATACGAGAGAATCGTGCATACACTTGGGGTTCCTCCGTCCTCTTTTAAAGCAACGGATGCCGTAATTATCTGCTCAGGCATAAGGCTTGAGGGCAGCATGAAAAAGCTAAAGCGAGTGAGCCGTATTGCAGAAACCACCAGTGCAGTAATCGAAAATCCCCAGCCCTCGGATATCTTTACGGATATAATGAAGTATGATGCATCTCAGGACTGCTTGCTCGCAGGAAAAGCTCTGGAGCAGGGACAGTCCGAACTTATAGAAAAGATTGCCAGGAAATGGGGGATTTCCATAGACAGGGCCTTAAAAAGTATCGAGCTTCGGGCGAGGATAAAAGAAAAAATCGCAGTTGAAGGACTGAAGAAACCTTTCCTGCTGGAAGCCGAAGCCGTTAGCCAGGCAAACAACATGTTCTGGCTGCTTTCAAACTGTATGACGAAAAGTAGGTCGTTCGGGGATGAATACGCAAGTAATCCTGTAAATAATCCCGTGGGAAATTTTGCAAATAATTCTGCAGATAACCTTGTGAATAATTCTGTAAATAACTCTCTAAATAACAATACAAACAATCTTGCAGATAATCTGGAGTCCGACTGCAGGGATGATCTGGATATGCTTTACAGGCAGTGGGAGATCTGGTTTGAGAATTTTGCCAGAAAAGGTCAGGGTATAGGAAAATAATTGTCAGAGAGAAGTTGTTAGAGAGAAAAGTTGTCAGAGGGAGAAATATGGAAGAGGAGAGCAACTGGTATGTGCAAGCCTGTAAAATCACAGCAAGGCAATGGATATGGGTTGTCCCTGACCCTTCAGCCTTCCGAAGGCGCTGTGAAAAGAGTGTAAGCCGGGAGTACAGGGATGCCCTCAGGTTTACTGGTTATGACCTTGAAGCCTTTGAAACTGTGCTCTTTTCTTATGTGGGAACCTTTGCAACTTTAATCCTGCTGGCAATGGTAGACCTTTTCTTGATTATGTCAAGAAGTTTTGATGTCAGAGTGCTTACTATAATGGGAATTCTTACTTTTATCATTCCCCTGCTTGCACTCTTTTACCTTAGCGAGTATGTGAAGCTCAGGGCAGGGTTTATGAAAATCTCGTCTCTTGGAGACATTCCTGAGATCCTGAGTTATATAGTCATGTCTATGAAACTTGTTCCTAACCTGGAACACGCCGTGCTTTTTGCAGCCAGGAATTCCGAGAGGCCGCTTGCAAAGGACCTTAGAAAATTGGCCTGGGACCTGAACCTCAGGATTTACAGCAGCATGGATGACGCTCTTCTTTCTTTTGCCGACCTGTGGGGAAGGAATAGTGAATACTTCAAGCGTTCCCTTCACCTTATAAAGAGTTCAACTGCCGAACCTGACGAAGCTCAGAGGGTTATAACCCTGAACCGTTCCCTGGACATAAGTCTCGAAGGCACGGAAAGCCTTATGGACGCCTTTGCAGCAAAGCTGAAGACACCAAGTTATATTCTCTACTCGATTTTCATCCTGATCCCGCTTGCCCTTGTAGCTCTCCTGCCTGCGGTTACAGTTGTAGGGATGAAACCTGAAATAATGGACCTAATCTTTCTCTACGACCTGATTTTTCCGGCTCTTGCTGCCCTATACTCCGAGTATATTCTTATGCAGAGGCCGGTTGCTTTTACTCTCAGGCAAATTCCGGATTCCCACCCTGACCTTGTAGATATCAAGCAAAAGAAACGCTTTGCTTTTACGCTCTCA
Coding sequences within:
- a CDS encoding type II/IV secretion system ATPase subunit, with the translated sequence MNIKAKLQDAVNALNYGSLSVPDKKDEETCSYRIKQTKNRKTIIINCRECDSGSSLNDIHCRKNILSILQKEVKADCLVLSRLYERDYEGEALFLLYTLAGFEEIVTAYESAEKVPGDCTLSEKKACELERKEIIASFAKTVENDPLKARLEMKRFIQGKMLNKTSNRDTRKVTGKVTGKVTGKTLNKISEKIPVKGSETLPICKACSERFYHMLYEIEEKLSGFPEVPVIKKSEIRGTVENSEKGIGKTIENTLEKMEGNLIKDTSGEVTLAEISRHFPFLARAIWKEKMEKSECAVGELFDYESSIKPHVRPPFSSSRVYADAPENTEFLECYDIDGREGRRLEVSIYRYIDRPEKLYMIRPPEYNLREEDLRLLEKVRMRMIRHRPKDLAFTDPVVAREYFRRMAKKLLEEELLASGKVCSPDELESYADLLARYTNGLGIVEDLLSDARITDVYINAPADKNPVHVVLEGEECVSNVFLSQDDLDSLVSRFRIISGRPFGEAIPVLELNLEDFGVRVSVIGDPLSASGLAYAFRKHSLSPWTLPKLINTGSVSPYAAGLLSFLMDGQASVLVAGEVGAGKTSLLSAMLLEIPQKYRILTIEDTHELPIEKLQVLGWKVQGMSSQSSVLKSGAEMSPETALRAALRLGNSALVLGEVRGEEVKVLYEAMQVGKAGNSVIGTIHGSSTENVYERIVHTLGVPPSSFKATDAVIICSGIRLEGSMKKLKRVSRIAETTSAVIENPQPSDIFTDIMKYDASQDCLLAGKALEQGQSELIEKIARKWGISIDRALKSIELRARIKEKIAVEGLKKPFLLEAEAVSQANNMFWLLSNCMTKSRSFGDEYASNPVNNPVGNFANNSADNLVNNSVNNSLNNNTNNLADNLESDCRDDLDMLYRQWEIWFENFARKGQGIGK